In a single window of the Rhodamnia argentea isolate NSW1041297 chromosome 2, ASM2092103v1, whole genome shotgun sequence genome:
- the LOC115751420 gene encoding metal transporter Nramp5-like encodes MEEEEGHRMASVGAPAIWGGSNRIVAVNVEGMTPPLDLPDSGRGQANQEDSHEQKPGWRKFLSFVGPGFLVSLAYLDPGNLETDLRAGANHGYQLLWVILIGLIFALIIQSLAANLGVSTGKHLSELCKAEYPPLVKYCLWFLAEVAVIAADIPEVIGTAFALNILFHIPVWAGVLFTGFSTLVLLGLQKYGIRKLEMLIATLVFIMAACFFGEMSYVKPPATKVMQGMFVPKLSGNSATGDAIALLGALVMPHNLFLHSALVLSRKVPRSVQGINDACRFFLLESGFALFVAFLINVAVVSVSGTVCSGDNLSSENAERCSDLTLNSAAFLLKNMLGRSSSTVYAIALLASGQSSTITGTYAGQYVMQGFLELKMKKWIRNLVTRCIAITPSLIVSTIGGSSGAGRLIIIASMILSFELPFALIPLLKFSSSATKMGPHKNSIYIIVISWILGVGLIGINIYYLSTGFVGWLINNSLPKVANAFIGIVVFPLMAIYLIAVIYLTFRKDTVVTFTDDPVKIAIAPDQLPYREDLADIPLPE; translated from the exons atggaagaggaggaggggcaTCGGATGGCAAGTGTCGGCGCTCCAGCCATATGGGGAGGGAGCAACAGGATAGTGGCCGTTAATGTGGAGGGGATGACCCCGCCACTTGATCTCCCTGATTCCGGGCGTGGTCAAGCTAATCAAGAGGACTCACATGAGcag AAACCTGGATGGAGAAAGTTCTTGTCATTTGTTGGCCCCGGTTTCCTTGTTTCTCTTGCATATCTTGACCCCGGAAACC TGGAAACCGATCTGCGGGCCGGAGCGAATCATGGATACCAG CTTCTATGGGTCATACTCATCGGGTTGATATTCGCTCTCATCATCCAATCACTAGCTGCTAATCTTGGAGTAAGCACTG GAAAACACCTCTCCGAGCTATGCAAGGCCGAGTACCCACCGTTAGTAAAATATTGCTTGTGGTTTTTGGCTGAAGTGGCCGTCATAGCCGCCGATATACCGGaag TTATTGGGACAGCCTTCGCGCTCAACATTCTGTTCCACATCCCAGTGTGGGCTGGAGTTTTGTTCACTGGTTTCAGCACCCTCGTGCTTCTCGGCCTGCAGAAATATGGG ATACGGAAGCTGGAAATGCTGATAGCTACATTGGTATTCATAATGGCGGCGTGTTTCTTTGGCGAAATGAGCTACGTGAAGCCTCCGGCCACGAAGGTCATGCAGGGGATGTTCGTCCCCAAGCTCTCTGGGAACAGCGCCACTGGTGATGCCATCGCCTTGCTCGGCGCACTCGTGATGCC GCACAACCTGTTCCTCCATTCTGCTTTGGTCTTGTCCAGGAAAGTTCCAAGATCGGTCCAAGGCATCAAT GACGCTTGCCGGTTTTTCCTCTTAGAAAGTGGGTTTGCATTATTCGTGGCATTCTTGATCAATGTCGCTGTTGTGTCCGTGTCTGGCACTGTCTGCTCGGGTGATAATCTTTCGAGTGAGAACGCAGAGAGATGCAGCGATTTAACTCTCAATTCTGCTGCATTCCTTCTTAAG AATATGTTGGGAAGATCTAGCTCAACGGTTTATGCCATTGCATTGCTAGCTTCAGGACAAAGCTCCACAATTACAGGAACCTATGCAGGCCAATACGTCATGCAG GGTTTCTTGGAActcaaaatgaagaagtggATCCGGAACCTAGTGACTCGATGTATTGCCATTACGCCGAGTCTCATCGTCTCTACAATTGGTGGATCTTCAGGAGCTGGTAGGCTCATCATCATCGCATCG ATGATTCTATCATTTGAGCTTCCGTTTGCTCTAATCCCACTCCTTAAGTTCAGTAGCAGTGCAACAAAGATGGGACCCCACAAAAACTCAATCTAC ATTATTGTGATCTCGTGGATACTAGGAGTTGGACTCATCGGTATCAACATCTACTATCTCAGCACGGGTTTTGTCGGCTGGCTTATCAACAACAGTCTTCCCAAGGTCGCCAACGCCTTCATCGGAATTGTAGTGTTCCCACTCATGGCCATCTACCTCATTGCAGTGATCTACTTAACTTTCCGGAAAGACACAGTCGTGACGTTTACTGATGACCCTGTTAAGATTGCCATAGCGCCGGACCAACTTCCTTATCGAGAGGACCTAGCAGACATTCCTCTTCCGGAATAG